Proteins encoded by one window of Cannabis sativa cultivar Pink pepper isolate KNU-18-1 chromosome 4, ASM2916894v1, whole genome shotgun sequence:
- the LOC115714652 gene encoding (R)-mandelonitrile lyase-like, protein MRKPILNLKPHFILVSFFTFFATIVTTQQIPRQEANYRSFVINATRFPSEEYFDYIIVGGGTAGCPLAATLSRAFRVLVLERGGAPYADRNVMFQEGFLTALADADAYESAAQAFTSEDGVPNSRGRVLGGSSAINAGFYSRAEEEFFEKSGVDWDRKMVNDSYEWVERKIVFRPEIKTWQMGVRDGLQEAGVNPYNGFSLEHKFGTKIGGTIFDSYGRRHSAADLLFYSRISNLKVVIYASVEKIMISNPKSYSEKSASGVVFRDRRGRCHNAMLRKNGEILVSAGAIGSPQLLMLSGIGSRNYLSSWRIPVTHDLPYVGRFLYDNPRNSISIVPPMPLEQSLIQVVGITPSGAYIEAASNVIPFAAPARTVFIRTPSSPLYLTVATLMSKINGPLSIGTFSLASTDVRVNPIVRFNYFHNPLDLEKCVNGTKAIGDVLRSSSMDEFKFRDGIGNREFRFIGPPLPNDHTNFQVMADFCTRTVSTIWHYHGGCLVGKVVDSDFKVFGINSLRVVDGSTFILSPGTNPQATVMMLGRYVGLKIIKERMRGK, encoded by the exons ATGAGAAAACCAATTCTCAATCTCAAACCACATTTCATATTAGTCtccttcttcaccttcttcgcCACCATCGTCACAACACAGCAAATCCCTCGTCAAG AAGCCAATTACCGAAGTTTCGTAATCAACGCCACTCGTTTCCCCTCCGAGGAATATTTCGATTACATAATCGTCGGCGGCGGCACCGCCGGTTGTCCATTAGCGGCGACTCTGTCACGTGCGTTCCGCGTGCTCGTTTTGGAACGCGGCGGCGCGCCGTACGCCGATCGAAATGTGATGTTCCAAGAGGGTTTCTTGACGGCTTTAGCCGACGCCGATGCATACGAGTCGGCGGCTCAAGCATTTACGTCGGAAGATGGGGTTCCTAATTCACGTGGGAGAGTTCTCGGCGGGAGTAGCGCCATTAACGCCGGCTTCTATAGCCGAGCCGAGGAAGAGTTCTTTGAGAAATCTGGGGTTGACTGGGATAGGAAAATGGTCAACGATTCATATGAATGGGTTGAGAGGAAAATTGTGTTTAGACCTGAGATTAAGACTTGGCAAATGGGTGTTCGAGATGGGTTACAAGAAGCtg GTGTAAACCCATACAATGGATTTAGTTTAGAGCACAAATTTGGTACAAAAATTGGTGGTACAATATTTGACAGTTATGGAAGAAGACACAGTGCAGCAGATCTACTATTCTACTCAAGAATAAGTAACTTGAAAGTAGTGATCTATGCAAGTGTTGAGAAAATTATGATATCAAATCCAAAGAGTTACTCAGAAAAATCAGCAAGTGGTGTTGTTTTTAGAGACAGAAGAGGAAGGTGTCACAATGCAATGTTAAGAAAGAATGGTGAGATTTTAGTGTCAGCTGGTGCAATTGGTAGTCCACAACTTCTTATGTTAAGTGGTATTGGCTCAAGAAACTACCTTTCTTCGTGGCGAATCCCGGTCACCCATGATCTTCCCTACGTGGGAAGATTCTTGTATGACAATCCCCGAAATAGTATCTCAATTGTACCACCAATGCCATTAGAACAATCACTAATTCAAGTTGTTGGCATTACTCCTTCGGGTGCTTACATCGAAGCAGCTTCCAATGTGATACCTTTCGCGGCCCCAGCACGAACGGTTTTCATTAGGACACCCTCTTCGCCGCTCTATTTGACCGTCGCAACACTCATGTCAAAGATCAATGGTCCCTTGTCAATTGGGACATTTTCATTGGCCTCAACTGATGTTAGGGTCAACCCTATTGTGAGGTTTAACTATTTTCATAACCCTTTGGATTTGGAGAAGTGTGTGAATGGTACTAAGGCAATTGGTGATGTTTTGAGGAGTAGTTCAATGGATGAGTTTAAGTTTAGAGATGGGATTGGGAATAGGGAGTTTAGGTTTATTGGACCTCCTTTGCCTAATGATCACACTAATTTTCAAGTTATGGCTGATTTTTGTACAAGGACAGTTAGTACTATTTGGCATTATCATGGTGGGTGTTTGGTTGGCAAAGTTGTTGATAGTGATTTCAAGGTTTTTGGGATTAATTCTTTGAGAGTTGTTGATGGttcaacttttattctttctccTGGCACTAATCCTCAAGCTACTGTTATGATGCTTGGAag ATATGTTGGTTTGAAGAtaatcaaagaaagaatgagAGGAAAAtga
- the LOC115714071 gene encoding mitogen-activated protein kinase kinase 5, translated as MRPIQSPPPSSSSSSSSSSSSSSSSFPGTGSAPPLPPRRRRPDLTLPLPQRDPSLAVPLPLPPTSAPSSSSSSSSQSSSSTSGVVVGGGVGTHLNQNNQNHHGRKSNHQLIHVSELERVSRVGSGAGGTVYKVIHRPTGKLYALKVIYGNHDESVRRQICREIEILRDVDNPNVVKCHDMFDHNGEIEVLLEFMDRGSLEGQKIPREQDLADLARQTLRGLAYLHSRRIVHRDIKPSNLLIDTRNQVKIADFGVSRILEQTMDPCNSSVGTIAYMSPERINTDLNQGQYDGYAGDIWSLGVSILEFYLGRFPFAVGRQGDWASLMCAICMSQPPEAPPTASREFRDFIACCLQREPRRRWTASRLLHHPFIAQNNIAGNNQVLNNVHQLLPPPPPPRTLPS; from the coding sequence ATGAGACCGATTCAATCTCCGCcgccttcttcttcatcttcatcatcatcctcttcatcttcatcttcatcgtCTTTTCCGGGGACTGGCTCAGCTCCACCACTACCGCCAAGACGACGTCGTCCTGACCTAACCCTACCTCTTCCACAGCGAGATCCTTCTCTCGCTGTacctcttcctcttcctccGACTTCGgctccatcatcatcatcatcttcttcttctcaatCATCGTCTTCTACTTCCGGTGTTGTTGTTGGTGGTGGTGTTGGAACTCATCTGAATCAAAATAATCAGAATCATCATGGTCGTAAAAGTAATCATCAGCTCATCCATGTATCGGAGCTTGAGCGAGTTAGCAGAGTCGGTAGCGGAGCTGGAGGAACGGTCTACAAAGTGATCCATCGTCCTACTGGTAAGCTCTATGCTTTGAAAGTTATCTATGGTAATCACGATGAGTCAGTTAGGCGTCAGATCTGTCGTGAAATCGAAATCCTTCGTGATGTTGATAACCCTAATGTTGTTAAATGTCATGATATGTTTGATCACAACGGTGAAATCGAGGTTCTCCTCGAGTTTATGGATCGTGGTTCTCTTGAAGGTCAGAAAATCCCTAGGGAGCAAGACCTAGCTGATCTAGCTCGTCAAACCCTACGTGGATTGGCTTATCTTCACAGCCGTAGGATCGTTCATCGCGATATCAAACCCTCGAATCTACTGATTGATACGCGAAATCAGGTTAAGATCGCTGATTTTGGAGTGAGTCGGATCTTGGAACAGACTATGGATCCTTGTAATTCTTCGGTTGGAACTATTGCTTATATGAGTCCAGAGAGAATCAATACAGATCTAAATCAAGGTCAATATGATGGATATGCTGGTGATATTTGGAGCTTAGGTGTAAGCATACTTGAATTCTATCTAGGAAGATTCCCTTTTGCTGTTGGTCGTCAAGGAGATTGGGCTAGCTTGATGTGTGCTATCTGTATGTCTCAACCACCTGAAGCTCCACCAACGGCTTCAAGAGAGTTTAGGGATTTCATTGCTTGTTGTTTGCAGAGAGAACCAAGAAGGAGATGGACTGCTTCAAGGCTTTTGCATCATCCATTCATAGCTCAGAATAACATAGCTGGGAACAATCAGGTTCTTAACAATGTTCATCAACttcttcctcctcctcctcctccacgCACTTTACCTTCCTAG
- the LOC115715016 gene encoding vacuolar cation/proton exchanger 3 isoform X3, with protein sequence MVSREDHKTDLDSDEELPFSSSSPTKRKIHSLDFEIPHNHMHSSNLDIATKSRTFNFMTISILRSIYIVLIRAKINVLLPFGPLAILLHYTTGKHGLVFFLSLVGIIPLAERLGYATEQLAFFTGPTVGGLLNATFGNATEMIISIYALKIGMIRVVQQSLLGSILSNMLLVLGCAFFTGGIIHSEKVQVFNKAAAIVNSGLLLMAVMGLMFPAVLHFTHSEVHFGKSELSLSRFSSCIMLVAYASYLYFQLRSQNNLYSPVDEQEVDNNDDSEEEEVPELTQWEAIGWLAILTGWVSILSGYLVDAIQGASDSLNMPVAFISVILLPIVGNAAEHASAIMFAMKDKLDITLGVAIGSSTQISMFVIPFCVVVGWIMGKPMDLNFQLFETATLFITVLVVAFMLQEGTSNYFKGLMLILCYLIVAASFFVHVDPSNDDN encoded by the exons ATGGTATCTAGAGAGGATCATAAGACAGACCTTGATTCAGATGAGGAGCTTCCATTCAGTAGTTCATCACCAACCAAAAGAAAAATTCATTCATTGGATTTTGAGATACCTCATAATCATATGCATTCTTCAAACCTAGACATTGCAACAAAGTCAAGAACATTTAATTTTATGACGATTAGTATACTTCGGAGTATCTACATTGTGTTAATCAGAGCGAAAATCAACGTCTTGCTACCGTTTGGCCCCTTGGCGATTCTGCTACATTATACTACCGGCAAGCAT GgattggttttcttcttgagcTTAGTGGGAATTATACCTCTGGCAGAGCGTTTAGGATATGCAACAGA GCAACTTGCTTTTTTCACCGGGCCAACAG TTGGAGGTCTTTTAAATGCTACATTTGGCAATGCAACCGAAATGATTATATCAATCTATGCTTTAAAGATTGGAATGATTAGAGTTGTGCAGCAATCTTTACTTGGCTCCATCTTATCAAACATGCTTTTAGTGCTCGGATGCGCCTTCTTTACTGGTGGGATAATTCATTCTGAGAAAGTTCAGGTTTTCAACAAG GCAGCTGCCATAGTGAATTCGGGTTTGCTGTTGATGGCTGTGATGGGGCTAATGTTTCCCGCCGTGCTTCACTTTACGCATTCAGAAGTTCATTTCGGGAAGTCAGAGTTGTCTCTTTCGAGATTTAGCAGTTGCATAATGCTAGTGGCATATGCAAGCTACCTATACTTTCAACTTAGAAGTCAAAATAATCTTTACAGTCCTGTAGATGAG CAGGAAGTAGATAATAATGACGATTCGGAGGAAGAAGAAGTTCCTGAGTTAACTCAATGGGAAGCAATTGGATGGCTTGCTATTTTGACAGGTTGGGTATCCATCTTGTCTGGATATCTTGTTGATGCCATTCAG GGAGCGTCGGACTCGTTGAACATGCCTGTGGCTTTCATTAGTGTCATTTTGCTTCCTATTGTAGGAAATGCTGCAGAGCATGCAAGTGCAATAATGTTTGCCATGAAAGATAAGCTA GATATCACACTTGGAGTTGCTATTGGCTCATCCACACAAATATCCATGTTTGTG ATTCCGTTCTGCGTTGTTGTCGGATGGATCATGGGAAAACCAATGGATTTAAATTTTCAACTCTTTGAGACTGCTACACTCTTCATTACAGTGCTAGTTGTGGCATTTATGTTACAG GAAGGAACATCAAACTATTTTAAGGGCTTGATGCTTATTCTCTGCTATCTCATAGTTGCAGCCAGTTTCTTCGTCCACGTTGACCCTTCAAACG ATGATAACTAG
- the LOC115715016 gene encoding vacuolar cation/proton exchanger 3 isoform X4, producing MVSREDHKTDLDSDEELPFSSSSPTKRKIHSLDFEIPHNHMHSSNLDIATKSRTFNFMTISILRSIYIVLIRAKINVLLPFGPLAILLHYTTGKHGLVFFLSLVGIIPLAERLGYATEQLAFFTGPTVGGLLNATFGNATEMIISIYALKIGMIRVVQQSLLGSILSNMLLVLGCAFFTGGIIHSEKVQVFNKAAAIVNSGLLLMAVMGLMFPAVLHFTHSEVHFGKSELSLSRFSSCIMLVAYASYLYFQLRSQNNLYSPVDEEVDNNDDSEEEEVPELTQWEAIGWLAILTGWVSILSGYLVDAIQGASDSLNMPVAFISVILLPIVGNAAEHASAIMFAMKDKLDITLGVAIGSSTQISMFVIPFCVVVGWIMGKPMDLNFQLFETATLFITVLVVAFMLQEGTSNYFKGLMLILCYLIVAASFFVHVDPSNDDN from the exons ATGGTATCTAGAGAGGATCATAAGACAGACCTTGATTCAGATGAGGAGCTTCCATTCAGTAGTTCATCACCAACCAAAAGAAAAATTCATTCATTGGATTTTGAGATACCTCATAATCATATGCATTCTTCAAACCTAGACATTGCAACAAAGTCAAGAACATTTAATTTTATGACGATTAGTATACTTCGGAGTATCTACATTGTGTTAATCAGAGCGAAAATCAACGTCTTGCTACCGTTTGGCCCCTTGGCGATTCTGCTACATTATACTACCGGCAAGCAT GgattggttttcttcttgagcTTAGTGGGAATTATACCTCTGGCAGAGCGTTTAGGATATGCAACAGA GCAACTTGCTTTTTTCACCGGGCCAACAG TTGGAGGTCTTTTAAATGCTACATTTGGCAATGCAACCGAAATGATTATATCAATCTATGCTTTAAAGATTGGAATGATTAGAGTTGTGCAGCAATCTTTACTTGGCTCCATCTTATCAAACATGCTTTTAGTGCTCGGATGCGCCTTCTTTACTGGTGGGATAATTCATTCTGAGAAAGTTCAGGTTTTCAACAAG GCAGCTGCCATAGTGAATTCGGGTTTGCTGTTGATGGCTGTGATGGGGCTAATGTTTCCCGCCGTGCTTCACTTTACGCATTCAGAAGTTCATTTCGGGAAGTCAGAGTTGTCTCTTTCGAGATTTAGCAGTTGCATAATGCTAGTGGCATATGCAAGCTACCTATACTTTCAACTTAGAAGTCAAAATAATCTTTACAGTCCTGTAGATGAG GAAGTAGATAATAATGACGATTCGGAGGAAGAAGAAGTTCCTGAGTTAACTCAATGGGAAGCAATTGGATGGCTTGCTATTTTGACAGGTTGGGTATCCATCTTGTCTGGATATCTTGTTGATGCCATTCAG GGAGCGTCGGACTCGTTGAACATGCCTGTGGCTTTCATTAGTGTCATTTTGCTTCCTATTGTAGGAAATGCTGCAGAGCATGCAAGTGCAATAATGTTTGCCATGAAAGATAAGCTA GATATCACACTTGGAGTTGCTATTGGCTCATCCACACAAATATCCATGTTTGTG ATTCCGTTCTGCGTTGTTGTCGGATGGATCATGGGAAAACCAATGGATTTAAATTTTCAACTCTTTGAGACTGCTACACTCTTCATTACAGTGCTAGTTGTGGCATTTATGTTACAG GAAGGAACATCAAACTATTTTAAGGGCTTGATGCTTATTCTCTGCTATCTCATAGTTGCAGCCAGTTTCTTCGTCCACGTTGACCCTTCAAACG ATGATAACTAG
- the LOC115715016 gene encoding vacuolar cation/proton exchanger 3 isoform X1 produces the protein MVSREDHKTDLDSDEELPFSSSSPTKRKIHSLDFEIPHNHMHSSNLDIATKSRTFNFMTISILRSIYIVLIRAKINVLLPFGPLAILLHYTTGKHGLVFFLSLVGIIPLAERLGYATEQLAFFTGPTVGGLLNATFGNATEMIISIYALKIGMIRVVQQSLLGSILSNMLLVLGCAFFTGGIIHSEKVQVFNKAAAIVNSGLLLMAVMGLMFPAVLHFTHSEVHFGKSELSLSRFSSCIMLVAYASYLYFQLRSQNNLYSPVDEQEVDNNDDSEEEEVPELTQWEAIGWLAILTGWVSILSGYLVDAIQGASDSLNMPVAFISVILLPIVGNAAEHASAIMFAMKDKLDITLGVAIGSSTQISMFVIPFCVVVGWIMGKPMDLNFQLFETATLFITVLVVAFMLQEGTSNYFKGLMLILCYLIVAASFFVHVDPSNADDN, from the exons ATGGTATCTAGAGAGGATCATAAGACAGACCTTGATTCAGATGAGGAGCTTCCATTCAGTAGTTCATCACCAACCAAAAGAAAAATTCATTCATTGGATTTTGAGATACCTCATAATCATATGCATTCTTCAAACCTAGACATTGCAACAAAGTCAAGAACATTTAATTTTATGACGATTAGTATACTTCGGAGTATCTACATTGTGTTAATCAGAGCGAAAATCAACGTCTTGCTACCGTTTGGCCCCTTGGCGATTCTGCTACATTATACTACCGGCAAGCAT GgattggttttcttcttgagcTTAGTGGGAATTATACCTCTGGCAGAGCGTTTAGGATATGCAACAGA GCAACTTGCTTTTTTCACCGGGCCAACAG TTGGAGGTCTTTTAAATGCTACATTTGGCAATGCAACCGAAATGATTATATCAATCTATGCTTTAAAGATTGGAATGATTAGAGTTGTGCAGCAATCTTTACTTGGCTCCATCTTATCAAACATGCTTTTAGTGCTCGGATGCGCCTTCTTTACTGGTGGGATAATTCATTCTGAGAAAGTTCAGGTTTTCAACAAG GCAGCTGCCATAGTGAATTCGGGTTTGCTGTTGATGGCTGTGATGGGGCTAATGTTTCCCGCCGTGCTTCACTTTACGCATTCAGAAGTTCATTTCGGGAAGTCAGAGTTGTCTCTTTCGAGATTTAGCAGTTGCATAATGCTAGTGGCATATGCAAGCTACCTATACTTTCAACTTAGAAGTCAAAATAATCTTTACAGTCCTGTAGATGAG CAGGAAGTAGATAATAATGACGATTCGGAGGAAGAAGAAGTTCCTGAGTTAACTCAATGGGAAGCAATTGGATGGCTTGCTATTTTGACAGGTTGGGTATCCATCTTGTCTGGATATCTTGTTGATGCCATTCAG GGAGCGTCGGACTCGTTGAACATGCCTGTGGCTTTCATTAGTGTCATTTTGCTTCCTATTGTAGGAAATGCTGCAGAGCATGCAAGTGCAATAATGTTTGCCATGAAAGATAAGCTA GATATCACACTTGGAGTTGCTATTGGCTCATCCACACAAATATCCATGTTTGTG ATTCCGTTCTGCGTTGTTGTCGGATGGATCATGGGAAAACCAATGGATTTAAATTTTCAACTCTTTGAGACTGCTACACTCTTCATTACAGTGCTAGTTGTGGCATTTATGTTACAG GAAGGAACATCAAACTATTTTAAGGGCTTGATGCTTATTCTCTGCTATCTCATAGTTGCAGCCAGTTTCTTCGTCCACGTTGACCCTTCAAACG CAGATGATAACTAG
- the LOC115715016 gene encoding vacuolar cation/proton exchanger 3 isoform X2 — protein MVSREDHKTDLDSDEELPFSSSSPTKRKIHSLDFEIPHNHMHSSNLDIATKSRTFNFMTISILRSIYIVLIRAKINVLLPFGPLAILLHYTTGKHGLVFFLSLVGIIPLAERLGYATEQLAFFTGPTVGGLLNATFGNATEMIISIYALKIGMIRVVQQSLLGSILSNMLLVLGCAFFTGGIIHSEKVQVFNKAAAIVNSGLLLMAVMGLMFPAVLHFTHSEVHFGKSELSLSRFSSCIMLVAYASYLYFQLRSQNNLYSPVDEEVDNNDDSEEEEVPELTQWEAIGWLAILTGWVSILSGYLVDAIQGASDSLNMPVAFISVILLPIVGNAAEHASAIMFAMKDKLDITLGVAIGSSTQISMFVIPFCVVVGWIMGKPMDLNFQLFETATLFITVLVVAFMLQEGTSNYFKGLMLILCYLIVAASFFVHVDPSNADDN, from the exons ATGGTATCTAGAGAGGATCATAAGACAGACCTTGATTCAGATGAGGAGCTTCCATTCAGTAGTTCATCACCAACCAAAAGAAAAATTCATTCATTGGATTTTGAGATACCTCATAATCATATGCATTCTTCAAACCTAGACATTGCAACAAAGTCAAGAACATTTAATTTTATGACGATTAGTATACTTCGGAGTATCTACATTGTGTTAATCAGAGCGAAAATCAACGTCTTGCTACCGTTTGGCCCCTTGGCGATTCTGCTACATTATACTACCGGCAAGCAT GgattggttttcttcttgagcTTAGTGGGAATTATACCTCTGGCAGAGCGTTTAGGATATGCAACAGA GCAACTTGCTTTTTTCACCGGGCCAACAG TTGGAGGTCTTTTAAATGCTACATTTGGCAATGCAACCGAAATGATTATATCAATCTATGCTTTAAAGATTGGAATGATTAGAGTTGTGCAGCAATCTTTACTTGGCTCCATCTTATCAAACATGCTTTTAGTGCTCGGATGCGCCTTCTTTACTGGTGGGATAATTCATTCTGAGAAAGTTCAGGTTTTCAACAAG GCAGCTGCCATAGTGAATTCGGGTTTGCTGTTGATGGCTGTGATGGGGCTAATGTTTCCCGCCGTGCTTCACTTTACGCATTCAGAAGTTCATTTCGGGAAGTCAGAGTTGTCTCTTTCGAGATTTAGCAGTTGCATAATGCTAGTGGCATATGCAAGCTACCTATACTTTCAACTTAGAAGTCAAAATAATCTTTACAGTCCTGTAGATGAG GAAGTAGATAATAATGACGATTCGGAGGAAGAAGAAGTTCCTGAGTTAACTCAATGGGAAGCAATTGGATGGCTTGCTATTTTGACAGGTTGGGTATCCATCTTGTCTGGATATCTTGTTGATGCCATTCAG GGAGCGTCGGACTCGTTGAACATGCCTGTGGCTTTCATTAGTGTCATTTTGCTTCCTATTGTAGGAAATGCTGCAGAGCATGCAAGTGCAATAATGTTTGCCATGAAAGATAAGCTA GATATCACACTTGGAGTTGCTATTGGCTCATCCACACAAATATCCATGTTTGTG ATTCCGTTCTGCGTTGTTGTCGGATGGATCATGGGAAAACCAATGGATTTAAATTTTCAACTCTTTGAGACTGCTACACTCTTCATTACAGTGCTAGTTGTGGCATTTATGTTACAG GAAGGAACATCAAACTATTTTAAGGGCTTGATGCTTATTCTCTGCTATCTCATAGTTGCAGCCAGTTTCTTCGTCCACGTTGACCCTTCAAACG CAGATGATAACTAG
- the LOC115715190 gene encoding vacuolar-sorting protein BRO1: MAAPSSSSAATTNIMLALYEKKTTQIDLYRPLRNYIAFNYSDREAQNLEDDLQTLKEYRSDIERQSDPSHTARRDLLQNYYKALCLVETRFPISPDKDHVNSVTFVWHDAFKNKQKASQQNIHLEKAAVLFNLGAVYSQIGLSYDRSTVDGRRQASHAFIAAAGAFLFLKDNEAAKASIGGSTTVDLSVECAGMLERLMLAQAQECVFENSIAKGSTPGVCAKISRQVGLYYEEAFAALTAPPLNQHFDKGWISHVQLKASLFFAEACYRCSLELHEKEEIAEEIARLKSGIAALSEAKKSSKGAPPQLVEAVIKLEASLNRNLERAMKENDRVYLMRVPSPSSLPPLPAFSMVKPMAMSEVLDASKEKMFASLVPDNSAKALSRYTEMVDDIIRTQAEKLQQASELTRVRLKEMDLPESILALEGNFTLPTDLKEDVEAVQICGGPAGLEGELQQLKDLSRVNQDMLVQVEELLQKEAREDGQFRSQFGTRWTRPQSSTLTKNLQDRLNRFAANLKQASDSDGRIERSVREHAALMSILDRRPIESALPTLARPIMSLDANEDAILGALKQSLRQLETLGAERAVLEDMLKDMKRKDDILPKLMTSTGSFEDLFRKEIAKYDHICEDIAHNIDAQEQLLMQIQAQNEDFAAIFNLEDYKASREKCYQQIQAAIAKFREIKDNINEGLKFYVTLQDAITNVKQQCSDFVMTRNIQCREMIEDVQRHMAGLNFQDSKPAGPYNNTYPSASHQTQRSNSPQIDPRPQAPPYYQPPPEQQPAMTGYAHPNPPYSSPQQPPPPYHVPPSSGTPYPPPQIQQQPPASHEYGQPAYPGWRGPYYNAHTHPQQSGSMPRPPYSVQAPYHPPPTHQGGGGYYKPQ; the protein is encoded by the exons ATGGCAGCTCCGTCGTCTTCGTCGGCGGCCACCACCAATATCATGCTCGCTCTCTACGAGAAGAAAACTACTCAAATCGACCTTTACCGTCCTCTTCGCAACTATATCGCTTTCAATTACTCCGATCGCGAAGCTCAAAACCTCGAAGACGATCTCCAAACCCTCAAGGAGTATCGTTCCGATATCGAACGCCAATCCGATCCTTCTCACACCGCCCGTCGTGATCTTCTTCAGAATTATTACAAAGCCCTATGTCTCGTCGAGACTCGATTCCCAATCTCTCCCGATAAGGATCACGTGAACTCCGTCACTTTCGTTTGGCATGATGCTTTTAAGAACAAACAGAAGGCTTCTCAGCAGAATATTCATCTGGAGAAGGCTGCTGTGTTGTTTAATTTGGGTGCTGTTTATAGTCAGATTGGATTGTCTTATGATCGGTCTACTGTTGATGGTCGGAGACAAGCTTCTCATGCTTTTATTGCTGCGGCTGGTGCTTTTCTTTTCTTGAAAGATAATGAGGCTGCTAAGGCTTCGATTGGTGGCTCTACGACTGTGGATTTGTCGGTGGAGTGTGCTGGGATGTTGGAGAGGTTGATGTTGGCTCAGGCTCAGGAGTGTGTTTTTGAGAACTCCATTGCTAAGGGGAGTACTCCTGGAGTATGTGCAAAGATCTCTAGGCAG GTTGGGTTGTATTATGAGGAGGCTTTTGCGGCACTGACTGCTCCACCTCTGAACCAGCATTTTGATAAGGGCTGGATATCTCACGTGCAGCTAAAGGCTTCTTTGTTTTTTGCTGAAGCTTGCTATAGGTGTAGTTTGGAATTGCATGAGAAAGAAGAGATTGCAGAGGAAATCGCTCGATTAAAGAGTGGGATTGCTGCACTATCCGAGGCCAAGAAATCTTCAAAAGGAGCTCCTCCACAGCTTGTGGAAGCAGTTATCAAGTTAGAGGCCAGTCTCAATCGCAACCTGGAGAGGGCCATGAAGGAGAATGACAGAGTTTACCTCATGAGGGTCCCTTCCCCTAGTTCCTTACCTCCTCTCCCGGCATTTTCCATGGTGAAACCAATGGCAATGAGTGAAGTGTTGGATGCTAGTAAGGAAAAAATGTTTGCTAGTTTAGTCCCGGACAATAGTGCAAAAGCTCTTTCTAGGTACACTGAAATGGTGGATGACATTATAAGAACACAAGCAGAGAAGTTGCAGCAAGCTAGTGAGCTAACTCGGGTAAGGCTCAAGGAAATGGATCTACCGGAATCCATTCTTGCTTTGGAAGGAAATTTCACTCTTCCTACAGATCTAAAAGAAGATGTGGAGGCAGTGCAGATATGTGGGGGTCCAGCTGGTTTGGAAGGTGAATTACAGCAGCTTAAAGATTTGAGCCGGGTGAATCAGGACATGCTGgttcaagttgaagaactcttGCAGAAAGAGGCAAGAGAAGATGGTCAATTTAGAAGCCAATTTGGAACACGGTGGACTAGGCCTCAATCCAGCACTCTTACAAAGAATTTGCAGGATAGGTTAAATAGGTTTGCAGCCAATCTGAAACAAGCTTCAGATAGCGATGGTCGGATTGAGCGCTCAGTGAGGGAACATGCAGCTCTGATGTCTATTCTCGATCGCCGTCCG ATTGAATCTGCACTCCCAACTCTAGCGAGGCCAATAATGTCTTTGGATGCTAATGAAGATGCTATACTGGGGGCACTAAAGCAGAGCttg AGGCAGTTAGAAACACTTGGTGCTGAACGGGCTGTTCTAGAAGACATGCTCAAAGATATGAAGAGGAAG GATGATATATTACCAAAGTTGATGACATCAACTGGCTCCTTTGAGGACCTTTTCAGGAAGGAGATAGCGAAGTACGATCATATATGTGAAGATATTGCCCATAATATCGATGCACAAGAACAATTATTGATGCAAATCCAG GCCCAAAATGAGGACTTTGCCGCCATCTTTAATCTCGAAGATTACAAAG CATCTCGTGAGAAATGTTACCAGCAAATTCAAGCTGCTATAGCAAAGTTTCGAGAAATTAAGGACAACATCAACGAGGGTTTAAAGTTTTACGTCACTCTTCAg GACGCAATCACCAACGTGAAACAGCAATGCAGTGACTTCGTAATGACTAGAAATATCCAGTGTCGGGAAATGATCGAAGATGTCCAGAGGCACATGGCAGGCCTCAACTTCCAGGACTCTAAACCCGCAGGTCCATACAACAACACCTACCCTTCAGCAAGCCACCAAACTCAGAGATCAAATTCACCACAAATCGACCCACGTCCACAAGCACCGCCTTATTACCAGCCTCCTCCCGAGCAGCAGCCAGCCATGACTGGATACGCTCACCCGAACCCTCCCTATAGCTCCCCACAACAACCGCCTCCTCCTTACCATGTCCCACCTTCCTCAGGAACTCCATACCCGCCTCCACAGATCCAACAACAGCCTCCAGCTAGCCACGAGTACGGCCAACCCGCATACCCTGGGTGGCGGGGTCCATACTACAATGCTCACACTCACCCACAACAGTCGGGTTCTATGCCTCGGCCTCCTTACTCGGTTCAAGCTCCATACCACCCTCCTCCAACTCACCAAGGCGGTGGCGGCTACTATAAGCCACAATGA